Below is a genomic region from Odocoileus virginianus isolate 20LAN1187 ecotype Illinois chromosome 30, Ovbor_1.2, whole genome shotgun sequence.
GCCACCCGTCAGGGGCCAAGCCCCAATATTAACTGCTTAtttctcagttcaattcagttgtttagttgtgtccgactctttgcaaccccatgaaccacagcatgccaggcctccctgtccatcaccaactcctggagtccacccaaacccaggtccattgaggtagtgatgccatccaaccatctcatcctctgtcatccccttctcttcctgccctcaatctttcccagcatcagggcttatTTCTACCTGTGCTCAAAAAGAGATTCGAGAACATACTGATGACTACTTAGGTGGCAGTGACTGGACTTAAAGCTGTGAGTTTGAGTCCCATTGTTTGGGGGACCAGAGTGGACCTCCCTCTCTCAGGGGCTGCCTGACTAGGTGGCAGGGCCCCcggagagggaggggaggcgggTTTCGTGCTTTCTGTCAGCCATGCACTGCTCCAGCCCGTACCACCCCTCCCTACACCCTATCCCTTGCTGACGGTGGCCCGGGCCTGCCTTTGTTCTTGGAGGCCATCTTCTCAGCCTCGCGCGGCGTCTTGAAGAGCACGGGCTCACTGGCCGGACTCTGACCCTGGATGGATATGGCCTGCACGTGCACAATGTActccgtgtcctcctccaggtccCAGAGCGCGCACGAGCGGGTGGTGGTGTTCACCTCCTGGATGAAGCGCAGCATCCGCACATCCTTCTTCTGCCGAGAGCAAAGCCAGGCCCTGGGTTTCAGTGCCAGGGCCCCCACGCCACATCTGCCCACCTCTCCAGCAGTGATGAGGCCTCACCCTGGCTACAGTGCTAAACCCCCCACAGCCACAATCTGACTCAAGCATCCCATCACCTCTGCAGGTAGGTATCCACCTCTCCATTTTGCAGGCCAGGAgataggctcagagaggtttcaGAAGCTGTCCAAGCACATATATCTTGAGAgaactggtggtggtggttgttttgtttaatcactaaatcatgtctgactctttgcgacctcatggactgtggcccaccaggttcctctgtccatgggattttccagacaagaatactggagtgggttgccatttccttctccaggggttcttcccaacccaggggtcgaacccgggtctcctgcactggcaggtggattctttaccacttagccacgaGGGAAACCCAAGAGAActggtgtgttagttgctcagtcgtgtccaactctttgtgaccccatggactggagccaggTCCTAAACTCATGTCTGTTTATGATCAAAATCCTGCCCTTAATTCCCAGGTTCCAACCATAGGTTTCCCTCCTGGGGCCTCCTTTCCCAGCCGCCTATGCAGCTTTCTGTCCATCTCTCTTGCTCCTCATTCCTCTGTCTTTCTgcttccctcctctcccacccatcACTTGTATCTGGATGTGTTCTTCCCTCCCAGGGACCCTTGAGGGTTACCTGCTGAGAGATGGCAAATCCAATGACAACCTCGTCCTCCAAGACGTCCCAGCTTACCACCGCAGAGTTGGCCTTGAGGTGCCTGACGGTGACGTTCACTGGGGCCGAGGGGctgtctgggggtggggaggcaccTGAGTCTGAGCACCCCCGCTGTGAGGCGCAGATCCACCATCTCATAAGTAAGAAAGGGGAACCTGAGGTGGCTATGTGGTGACAAGGAAGAAATCCAGGCCTCCGGTGGGACTGGCCCCCGGGGGTGGTCTCAGTTTCTTAGGGGTTGAAGAGCCAGGCCTGGGGAGCCCCAGGCTCCTTGGATCCAGGGCAGGGGCCCATGCTGGCCACAACTGGCCCCACTAGAGTCCAGCTAAAATTGATGAgcctgggccagggccagggctcaTGGAGGGGCagcgggaggtggggggcgggtgtAGGGGACAGGCATGGAGGAGACATAGGTGGCCGGGGTTGCAGGAGCTGAAGGTGAGTCTGGTGAAAGCGGTCAGAAGGCCTCCCAGTCCAGGGCTCTTGCTACAAAATGGCACTGTCAAGCGAGTGAccttgagggaaggagaaagaccCAGAGGTCGAGAAGAGTCTAGCTGGGCGAGCCCTGGGATGGGACTGAGGCTCCAGAGAGGAAGCCCCAGGATTGTGGAGGGCCAGGCAGGAGAAGCCCTGGGAAGGGCCTTCTCCAGACCCTGCCAACCCCAGGAGGCAGGTGgggaggcagcagaggaagaTGGGGTCACTGAGAGCAGGGCCCCTCCAGCAGAGTCAAAGGAACAGGGGAGGGCCTTCTGGAAGCTGGGACAGAACAAAGGGGACCAGAGAAAACCAGAGTGGGGGGAGGGTAGGGGTCAAGGAAGCAAGAACCTTCCAGGAGAGGGGTGCCAGAGTCACTGAAGCTTCTGTATCCCCCAGGGGCAGGTGCTGAAAGGGGAAGAAGATTAAGCCTGAGCCGTCCCCCTCGCCCCATGGGCCTGGGGACACAAAGCCAGACGTGGAGTCcaagagagacagagggacacAGACAGGGGCAGCAGACAGTGCACCGGAGAAGAGACAAGGGGGGACAGGAGGCAGACACAGGACGGAAGCAGGGAGACAGCACTAGGCCAGGGCCAGGGGCAGGAAGGGAGACTAGCAAAGCGGCAGCAGCCAGACGGGACTTGCCCAGGGCATCAGGAGAGGCAGGGTGCCCAGGAGGCCAGGCCCCAGGGGGCAGTCGCCTCCGGGCTTGGGGTCCACCCCCCCCTCCCAGTGCCCCCGGGTGCCaatcctctccccctctcccccgcAGGACCCAGGCTGCTCCGACCTGCAGAGTTAGCCTGCAAGGCTCTGGGGACAGGGAGAGAGGCCTTAGGTTCGGGGACAGTGTCCTCAGCTGCTCCCTGGGCCAGAGAAAGGAGCCGGGGCTCCTGAAGGAAAGGCCTGGGGTCAGGGCAacggaggagggggctggggatcCCAAGACCCTAGATCCTAGGGCCAGAGGTGGCGGGAAGTGGTTTGAGAGCTGGAGgtcggggcgggggaggggggcagtcaagaaggcaggaaaggggctggaggtggggcgaAGGGGGAGCAGTGAGCGGGCCAGAGACGGGGTCCCCAGGGAGCAGGGAAGGGACCGGAGGACGCCCACCCGCGCCCCCGCCCGGGGCCCCCTTACCCGCCTGCACCAGCGCGAGGCAGACGCAGCCCAGCCACAGGCGGAGCGCGGCGCGGGGCGGCCCACGGTGCATGGCGGCGGCTCCGGCCGGCCGGCCCGGGGCGGCGCAGGGGGACGCGGCTTCGGCGCCCGGCGGCCGCCCGCGCTGGCGCTCCGGCCCGCGGCCCGCCCGGCCCGGCCGCCCCGCGCCGCCCCGCGCCGCCTGCATGTCGGCTCCGCGGACAGCGACTCCCGCACGGCGGCGGCTGCGACCGCGTCCACGTCGGGCGCCCGGGGGGGCGGGGCGCCCCCGCTGCGGGGAGAGGCGCGGGGGCGGGGTGAGGGCCAGAGGGCGCCCCCAGCCGCCCCCACCCCGAGGGCCCGCGACCCGGCCCTCGGGGCTGCGCCCGCTGGCGCTCCCACCCTCTCGCCTGTGCCCGAACCCGAGCCGGGCTCTTGGCGCCCCGCCGTGCTGAGTGAGCCCCGGCCTCGCAGCGCCTGTGCCCGCCGCGCAGCCCTGACCCGGCCGCCACCGCTGCCCTTTCCCGGGGTGAGAGGGAGGGCGAATGCCACGGAGACTCTCCTCTGTGCCCCTTCGCCTGGGGGTCCCCAGCCtcaccccgcccctgccccggGCCCAAGGCTTTGCTGACCGGGGCAGGAGGGAGCCGCGGGGAGCAGTCCCAGTAGGGATGGGGGTGAGTCTATAGAGTGCTCAGTAGGTGCTAGGGTGCTCGGTGTTTACCCTGGGGCCGAGGAGAGAGAGGGTGAGGGCCTGGCCCTGAGACCCCAGGCCAGTCCCTCCCCTTCTCGGacctctgcttttctctccacAGTGAGCATCTCCGATGTGCCAGATGCACTCGGGGGCCTTTATTCGCTTCACCTCACTGCCACCCTGTCAGGGCCCGCTCTGCTGTCCACATTTTGCACCGAAGAAGCCGGCAGCTTGGATTCGCCCAAGGACCCACAGCAGAGCCAGGATGGGAACACAGGCCCATCTGACTCCCCATCCTGTGCCTAACTGGGCTGTCTCCCTGCTTGGGATCCCTGAGAGCCTAGAGCCAGCTTCTCCCCAGCAAGAGAACAATCTGGAACAATCTCTTCTCAAGAGCAGGCATGAGTGAGTTGTTTCAGCGATCCCCCTACCCCCGCCCTTCAGGCCGCGGCTGAATGCAGTGAATGAGCTAATGACTCTATAAAATACAGCCACAGTTCAGAAAGGGCTTGAGTACTTCTCCGTCATCACCCTGGGGACATCCGTATGCCTACCACTGTCCCTGCCTCGGCCCACACATCCTTCGGTCTCATCCACTCTTCTGATCTTGGAGTGGCAGAGACACACCCTCACGCTGCACCCACCACCCTCTCCCTAATGATGAGAGCATCTCTGGAGCACCAGACTCCTggggaagccccccaccccccactctgtGTCTCTCTTCACCCTGAGTCCCAGTCAGAGAAAGAAGGTTGAGAAGCCAAGAACAGAGCAGGGCCTTAGGGCCCCCGACAGGGAGGGACCCCCCTTCTCTCTCAATGAGCCCCCTCCCCCATTGTTTGAAATCCCACCATGAGTGGGCATCCCGTTGGGTCTTAAAAACCTTCTGGTCTTCAGAAGCCCCTGGAAGACCTAATTCTTTTTGAAAAGGGGACACCTTGCAAAGTTATCCCACAACACATTCAAGATGCCCCCTGCCTCTGTCTCCATTTTAGATTAAGAACCTGAGGTTCAGAGACGAGAAGAGCTTGGTGCAGATTCACAGAGCAAGTCCAGAGCGGCAATAGAGCCCTCATCTCCCAATGCCCACCCCACAACTACCAGTACTGCCCCCAAGTCTGTTTGGTCACCTTGGAAGGGGTGAGATGGGAGGGGGCTCGGGGGTTCTGGCTGAGCACTAGCCCCTCAGTACCCCCGCCCCTCTGTTTCCTCGGGACATACCTTATCCTGGGGTGAGCCTCAGCTGGGACCTCCACCTGTTTGGGATAGGAGCCAGGGAACCAGAGCGCCTCGCCCTTCCAGtcctttccctcttctctctctctcttttcctctccttccttctttctctctctctccccggcAGCTGCCTTCAGCCCAGccccgcccagccccgccccaccAGCTGCAGCTGGGCCCCTTAGCGACCCTCCTCACCCACCAGGCGGGAAAAGACAACCCGGAGCCTGCAGGAGCAACTGGAGTCTCCTCAGGCCTCATCGCAGGAGCCAGCAGGAAGGAGGGGGGTCAGTTAGAGGTCACCGAGTCCACGCCTGTCCCTGCTGGGGACaagaggagggagggacaggGTCCCGGTGGGGTCTGGAGTCCAGTCCAGCGAAGGGGAAAGGGGAGTCTCAGCGCCACCTGCTGGCCGCGTCTGGTATAACCCCAGGTAGATGTAGGGCCTTGGGAGGCGGGGAGGTGGCTGTGTTTGAGGGTTTGAGACGATGGGCAAGCGTGGCTGGAGGATGGACCGGGCATGAAAGACAGGATTTGAAGAATTGTGGCTGTGGGCGTGCTGCCTTCCCGGGTTCCATGATGCGTGGGGTGCTTGGGCATTACTTCACTTCTGGGGAAAGTCCTGATGCCTGGAGCGTGGCAACGAGTGTAAGCtaggtctggggtgggaagaGCTGGGAGGATTTAGAGGCTCCCTGGGGGATCTCGGGAGAGAGCTGTCAGGACCAGTTCCTTTATGTGCACCATCCGTACACTATCTCTTAGCACAGGCTAAGAGCAGTAGACAATCAATAAGGGTGTGTTGCATGTAAAAACTTgtttttctaacatttatttattgagacTTATGTCCCAGGCTCATTCTGGAAATACAGCaatggaagaatgaatgaatgcatgaatggggatgtggatgggagggggagaggggtgtACCTCTGTCCCCCAAAATTGCACAGAGCTCCATTTGGAGGACTCCACAGACACCTCCTGGGGAGCTGACTGGTCACTTACACATTGGCACACCTGCTGAGGTCACAAGCacttggggatcttcctgagtgtCCAGAGTTCTTCAGTGTCCCAGCGCCTAACCCAGGTTGCAGGTAAGCATTTAGGATGGGAAGTCTCCTCTTTGCCACCAAGAATGATCATGGCCCTCTCTAGGGTGCCTCGTGGATACACACACTTCAAATCACAGGAAGAATTAGAAGGACAGGAGACTGCTTTGAGGGTAATCAAGCACCTACCCAGAACTTGGCTTTTTGTCcgtgttctttatttatttaggttcCTAAGTTTTATTCAAGAACCCATACAAAATATTCCAGATAACTGAGTTTGGAGATAGATACAATTAAAattgtatctatttatttatggctgtgctgggtctttgttgctgcgcaggcttttctctagttgtggctagtGGGCACTACTCTCCAGCTgctgcatggacttctcattgagGTGCCTTCTTTTGTTGCATGGGCTGCTTTTGGAGCATGgcctctaggtgcatgggcttcagtagttgctccaaggcatgtgagacCTTCtgggaccaggggttgaactcatatcccctgcatcggaaggcggattttttaccactgagctaccaagaaagcccctccccccaaaataacTGAGttttcatcctcctcttcctcctcttcttcatctTGATTAATCTGGAAGTAGTGCAATTCGTAACTTTCTTTGCTGTTAGCAGCTCCACGCAACCAATCACATAGATTattcttcttcaaatattttttggtgAGATATTTCAAATGCCTTTTGAAAAAAGGCACCACAGAGGTTGCAGTAATGTCGCTTTTGCTTCTTTCGACTGTCACAGCCCCTCCCCCAAGACTCACTTTGTCTCTTGAAGAAACTGTTCAAAACTGGCAGCATCCATGAGTCCGTCTTCTCAGGATGGGTACAGTCAAGAGGAAACTTCAGgacctgcttcttt
It encodes:
- the FNDC5 gene encoding fibronectin type III domain-containing protein 5 isoform X1: MQAARGGAGRPGRAGRGPERQRGRPPGAEAASPCAAPGRPAGAAAMHRGPPRAALRLWLGCVCLALVQAAPAPGGYRSFSDSGTPLLEDSPSAPVNVTVRHLKANSAVVSWDVLEDEVVIGFAISQQKKDVRMLRFIQEVNTTTRSCALWDLEEDTEYIVHVQAISIQGQSPASEPVLFKTPREAEKMASKNKDEVTMKEMGRNQQLRTGEVLIIVVVLFMWAGVIALFCRQYDIIKDNEPNNNKEKTKSASETSTPEHQGGGLLRSKFSNKPSVNIIEA
- the FNDC5 gene encoding fibronectin type III domain-containing protein 5 isoform X3, with product MQAARGGAGRPGRAGRGPERQRGRPPGAEAASPCAAPGRPAGAAAMHRGPPRAALRLWLGCVCLALVQADSPSAPVNVTVRHLKANSAVVSWDVLEDEVVIGFAISQQKKDVRMLRFIQEVNTTTRSCALWDLEEDTEYIVHVQAISIQGQSPASEPVLFKTPREAEKMASKNKDEVTMKEMGRNQQLRTGEVLIIVVVLFMWAGVIALFCRQYDIIKDNEPNNNKEKTKSASETSTPEHQGGGLLRSKFSNKPSVNIIEA
- the FNDC5 gene encoding fibronectin type III domain-containing protein 5 isoform X2; this translates as MQAARGGAGRPGRAGRGPERQRGRPPGAEAASPCAAPGRPAGAAAMHRGPPRAALRLWLGCVCLALVQAAPAPGGYRSFSDSGTPLLEDSPSAPVNVTVRHLKANSAVVSWDVLEDEVVIGFAISQQKKDVRMLRFIQEVNTTTRSCALWDLEEDTEYIVHVQAISIQGQSPASEPVLFKTPREAEKMASKNKDEVTMKEMGRNQQLRTGEVLIIVVVLFMWAGVIALFCRQYDIIKDNEPNNNKEKTKSASETSTPEHQGGGLLRSKI